Genomic DNA from Bacteroides zhangwenhongii:
GTCATAAATAACCTTGCTAGGACGCATAGAAGCACCTGTTTCCAAGTAGTAGATACCTACACGGTCGCCACCACGAGCAATAAAGTCTGTCTTTACGCCATATTTACGCAATGCGTTAACAGCAGACTGTCCAATTTCGTGTTTCGGTAATTTGGTTACGAAATAAGCGTCATGTCCGTAGTTGGCACAGCTTACTGCAACGTTAGCTTCACCACCACCATATACTACATCAAAAGAATCAGATTGAACAAAACGAGTATTACCCGGAGTTGATAATCTAAGCATGATTTCGCCTAATGTAACGACTTTCTTTCCCATAATCTTATGTTTTAAATTCTAAGTTATTAATATTATGAACTTTCAATTTATCATTTTACGCCTATTTCTAGGAGTAACACACTGATTATTTGCCTGTTAATCTATTATAAGGTCAACATCACATATCTTTCGTGTGCGGGCACAAAGATACAACAATTTTCGTAATTACAAAAATTGTTATATATTTGTATCGAAAATATTAAGATTATTATTGTGTGCGAGCACAAATACCTATATAAATTGAGGTTAATACCTATATAAATTAAGGTTATCGTATGAATAAATTGCCCGAAAGGATCAGAATCAAAGACATCGCCCGTTTGGCAGATGTATCGGTGGGAACAGTAGACCGTGTCATTCACGGGCGTAGCGGAGTGTCGGAAGCAAGCAAAAAACGTGTAGAAGAAATCTTGAAGCAGCTTGATTACCAACCCAATATGTATGCCAGCGCTCTTGCGTCCAATAAAAAATATACGTTTATCTGTCTTTTGCCGGAGCATTTGGAAGGTGACTATTGGACAGCCGTAGAGCTGGGTATCCATGAAGCCATTGCTACTTATTCGGATTTTAATACCTCGGTAAAAATCAACTATTACGATCCATACGACTATCATTCTTTTGTCAACGCCAGCGAAGCGATCCTGGCACTTCAACCGGACGGGGTCATGATGGCTCCCACTGCCCCTCAGTACACCAAAGGGTTCACCGACCGGTTGCAGGCGTCAGATATACCTTATATATATATAGACTCAAATATCAAGAATGTTCCTCCCCTCGCCTTCTTCGGTCAGAACTCACGTCAAAGC
This window encodes:
- a CDS encoding LacI family DNA-binding transcriptional regulator produces the protein MNKLPERIRIKDIARLADVSVGTVDRVIHGRSGVSEASKKRVEEILKQLDYQPNMYASALASNKKYTFICLLPEHLEGDYWTAVELGIHEAIATYSDFNTSVKINYYDPYDYHSFVNASEAILALQPDGVMMAPTAPQYTKGFTDRLQASDIPYIYIDSNIKNVPPLAFFGQNSRQSGYFAARMMMLLARVEKEIVIFRKIHEGIVGSNQQENREIGFRQYMEEHHPSCNILELDLHAERNDEDNEMLDEFFRSHPTIKNGITFNSKVYIIGEYLQSHGKKDFNLIGYDLLERNVACLKEGSVFFLIAQQPELQGANGIKALCDHLIFKKEVTCINYMPIDLLTVETIDYYHNK